A single Arthrobacter sp. ERGS1:01 DNA region contains:
- a CDS encoding FadR/GntR family transcriptional regulator, producing MGMESSVAGDASPIDDAALAGLERRSAIDAVRLRIGTAILLGLLKPGERLPDQHEVALGLSVSPITARRALTSLAEEGVVVRRRGRSGGTFVADAPPRDVLAALAAPPAEFSRVHRLVDRRLLGECTMTHYAALNISVEQVARLDALTARMAAAGSWSDYHQLDEEFHREVADASGLGGAVDAYNEALADLYEYFIPYPIESLHASNQDHIRLVAALREGRAADAVEVSRQHVDTLHRTMFMGLANGGTS from the coding sequence ATGGGCATGGAATCATCAGTGGCCGGAGACGCCTCGCCGATCGACGACGCGGCGCTCGCCGGCCTGGAACGACGCAGCGCCATCGACGCCGTCCGGCTGCGCATCGGCACGGCGATCCTCCTTGGCCTGCTCAAGCCGGGCGAAAGGCTGCCCGACCAGCACGAGGTGGCCCTGGGTCTTTCGGTCAGCCCCATCACGGCCCGGCGCGCCCTGACCAGCCTCGCCGAGGAAGGTGTGGTGGTGCGCCGCCGCGGCCGCAGCGGCGGAACGTTCGTGGCGGACGCCCCGCCACGCGATGTGCTGGCCGCCCTGGCCGCGCCGCCGGCGGAATTCAGCCGGGTGCACCGCCTGGTGGATCGCCGCCTGTTGGGTGAATGCACCATGACGCACTACGCCGCGCTGAACATTTCGGTCGAGCAGGTGGCGCGGTTGGACGCCCTGACGGCGCGGATGGCTGCAGCCGGCAGCTGGAGCGATTACCACCAGCTCGATGAGGAGTTCCATCGCGAGGTGGCGGACGCCTCCGGCCTGGGCGGCGCCGTGGATGCCTACAACGAGGCCCTGGCGGACTTGTACGAGTACTTCATTCCTTATCCGATCGAGAGCCTGCACGCCTCAAACCAGGACCATATCCGCCTGGTGGCGGCGTTGCGAGAGGGCCGGGCCGCGGACGCCGTGGAGGTGTCCCGGCAGCACGTGGACACGCTGCACCGGACCATGTTCATGGGGCTGGCGAACGGCGGCACCTCCTAA
- a CDS encoding carbon-nitrogen hydrolase family protein, translated as MERILPVIAAQAPPRLIGEPLDAFAREVRTALAHQPDAMLVVFPELHLFGDGTPDQQRTEALQASAEPLDGPRVTGLKEIARELGIWLVPGSVCERGPEGQLFNTSLVLSPEGELAGFYRKIFPWRPFEPYDPGHEFVTVDLAGFGRAGLTICYDAWFPEVTRQLAWMGAEVIINVVKTTTPDRAQELVLARANAITNQVFMVSVNCAGPTGQGRSIVVDPEGRVITEAASADPSVLTAQLDLSAVEQVRSNGTAGLNRMWSQFRPGEPAIELPVYQGRIDPATWSPALRSTRSIS; from the coding sequence ATGGAACGCATCTTGCCCGTCATCGCAGCACAAGCCCCGCCGCGGCTCATTGGCGAGCCGCTGGACGCCTTCGCCCGGGAGGTGCGCACCGCCCTGGCCCACCAGCCGGACGCCATGCTCGTGGTCTTCCCCGAACTCCACCTCTTTGGCGACGGCACCCCGGACCAACAGCGCACCGAAGCGCTCCAGGCCTCGGCCGAGCCGCTGGACGGCCCCCGCGTGACCGGCCTGAAGGAGATCGCCCGGGAGCTGGGCATCTGGCTGGTCCCCGGCAGTGTCTGCGAGCGCGGCCCCGAAGGGCAGCTGTTCAACACCTCCTTAGTACTCTCCCCCGAGGGCGAACTGGCCGGTTTTTACCGCAAGATCTTCCCCTGGCGCCCCTTTGAACCATACGATCCCGGCCACGAATTCGTCACGGTGGACCTGGCGGGATTTGGCCGGGCCGGGCTCACCATCTGCTACGACGCCTGGTTCCCCGAAGTCACCCGCCAGCTGGCCTGGATGGGCGCCGAGGTCATCATCAACGTCGTGAAGACCACCACCCCGGACCGGGCCCAGGAACTGGTGCTGGCCCGGGCCAACGCCATCACCAACCAGGTCTTCATGGTGAGCGTGAACTGCGCCGGTCCCACGGGGCAGGGCCGCAGCATCGTCGTCGACCCCGAGGGCCGCGTCATCACCGAGGCCGCATCGGCGGACCCGAGCGTCCTCACCGCCCAACTGGACCTGTCCGCCGTCGAACAGGTCCGCTCCAACGGAACCGCCGGCCTGAACCGCATGTGGTCGCAGTTCCGCCCCGGAGAGCCCGCAATCGAGCTCCCCGTCTACCAGGGCCGGATCGACCCGGCCACCTGGTCCCCCGCACTCCGCTCAACGAGGAGCATCTCATGA
- a CDS encoding FAD-binding oxidoreductase — protein MTTLPSDSGVTALLAACRNVSTDPADRARGGVDRSGYVPASIPDRIIYAESTDDVVQALRLATHYRVPIVPRGAGTGLAGGSCATAGSVVLDVSRMDKILSIDPVEQQAVVQPGVLNAEVNAATAPYGLFYAPDPASTAICSIGGNVATNAGGMWCAKYGVTRESVLSLQVVLADGRILKTGRNTIKGVSGYDLNALIIGSEGTLGVVVEATLRLRPQPLHTATVAAYFADAPAAARAASAIIDARIQPSILEFIDGGTLAAVDAMMGTDHARRGNAFLLAQTDGYGALLEQQVLIEAITPYATSVEHTDDAGRAAELVAARRNAIPALQLLGRVSIGDIGVSRKRLAEAVQGLAEISTRTGVKIFVIAHAADGNLHPMVVVGNDESITEGPAKVALGEMFHLAQRLGGTLTGEHGIGLLKQDWLEEEVGALSLELQHKIKAVFDPLGILNPGKGI, from the coding sequence ATGACGACTCTCCCCTCCGACAGCGGCGTCACCGCCCTGCTGGCCGCGTGCCGGAATGTCTCCACCGATCCGGCGGACCGGGCCCGCGGCGGCGTCGACCGGTCGGGGTATGTGCCCGCCAGCATTCCCGACCGGATCATCTATGCGGAATCGACGGACGACGTGGTCCAGGCACTCCGGCTCGCCACCCACTACCGGGTACCGATCGTGCCGCGCGGCGCCGGCACCGGTCTGGCCGGCGGCTCCTGCGCCACGGCGGGTTCCGTGGTGCTGGATGTGAGCCGGATGGACAAGATCCTCTCGATCGACCCGGTGGAGCAGCAGGCCGTGGTCCAGCCGGGCGTGCTCAACGCCGAGGTCAATGCCGCCACCGCCCCCTACGGCCTCTTCTATGCCCCGGACCCGGCCAGCACGGCGATCTGCTCGATCGGCGGCAACGTGGCCACCAACGCCGGCGGCATGTGGTGCGCCAAGTACGGGGTGACCCGCGAGTCCGTGCTGTCCCTGCAGGTGGTGCTGGCGGACGGCCGGATCCTGAAAACCGGCCGGAACACCATCAAGGGTGTCAGCGGCTACGACCTGAACGCGCTGATCATCGGCTCGGAGGGCACCCTCGGCGTCGTCGTCGAGGCCACGTTACGGCTGCGCCCCCAGCCGTTGCACACCGCCACGGTGGCGGCCTATTTCGCCGATGCCCCGGCCGCCGCACGCGCAGCATCGGCCATTATCGATGCCCGGATCCAGCCGTCCATCCTGGAATTCATCGACGGCGGCACCCTGGCGGCCGTCGATGCGATGATGGGCACCGACCACGCCCGCCGGGGCAACGCCTTCCTGCTGGCCCAGACCGACGGCTACGGCGCCCTCCTGGAGCAACAGGTGCTCATCGAGGCGATCACCCCGTATGCCACATCCGTGGAACACACCGACGACGCCGGCCGGGCGGCCGAGCTGGTCGCCGCCCGGCGCAATGCCATTCCCGCCCTGCAACTGCTGGGGCGCGTCTCCATCGGGGACATTGGCGTGTCCCGCAAGCGCCTGGCCGAGGCCGTCCAGGGACTCGCCGAAATCTCCACGCGGACCGGGGTCAAAATCTTTGTCATTGCACACGCCGCGGACGGCAACCTGCATCCGATGGTGGTGGTCGGCAACGACGAATCCATCACGGAGGGACCGGCCAAGGTGGCCCTCGGGGAGATGTTCCACCTGGCCCAACGGCTGGGTGGGACGTTGACCGGCGAACACGGCATCGGCCTGTTGAAGCAGGATTGGCTGGAAGAGGAGGTGGGTGCCCTCTCGCTGGAACTCCAGCACAAGATCAAGGCCGTCTTCGACCCGCTCGGCATCCTGAACCCCGGCAAGGGGATCTGA
- a CDS encoding OsmC family protein: MSENVDPTLRSVELIRTATARYTARNPAGAEIEFGHGEGLLSPVELLLAAIAGCSSIDVDTVTARSSEPVEFRVAATGHKVVEDGANRVDGLHLSFNVAFPDTAEGRKAAGMVDRLVNLSHEKYCTVSRTVERGTAVTHEVQTAVVDAAG, from the coding sequence ATGAGCGAAAATGTTGATCCCACACTGCGGTCCGTCGAGCTGATCCGCACCGCCACCGCCCGCTATACGGCGCGCAACCCCGCGGGCGCCGAAATTGAATTTGGCCACGGGGAAGGCTTGCTGAGCCCCGTCGAACTGCTGCTGGCAGCCATCGCGGGCTGCTCCTCGATCGACGTCGACACCGTGACGGCACGCAGCAGCGAGCCCGTCGAATTCCGGGTCGCGGCCACCGGGCACAAGGTGGTCGAGGACGGTGCCAACCGCGTGGACGGGCTGCACCTGTCGTTCAACGTGGCCTTCCCCGACACGGCCGAAGGGCGGAAGGCGGCCGGCATGGTGGACCGCCTGGTGAACCTCTCGCATGAGAAGTACTGCACGGTGTCACGGACCGTGGAGCGCGGCACCGCCGTCACCCACGAGGTCCAGACGGCCGTCGTGGATGCCGCGGGCTGA
- a CDS encoding APC family permease — protein MDAQASAPAPGTLRRSVSLGQLIFFGLVFIGPAAAVGIFGTLDAKSSGAVATVYVIATLVMAFTAVSYMRMSREIPRAGAVFAYAGKGIGPRAGYISGWMILLDYLLIPSVAYMFTGIALNSLFPAVPIWIFVAVAVVLTTALNLAGVQLASKVITGVVLLEVAVLLVVLACGAYVLSVHGSERPWLSPFTGIGGFSLIAVLGAVSVAVLSFLGFDALATFAEEAKGGVRLIGRATILCLIIAGILFVAQSYVGALLSPTTPAQLAANPGLQGAAYYNAVGDSIGQWLHWLLALSKAAGAAFAAMVGQGAGSRIIMDMARERRLPAGLAKVSVRTGVPVRSILLTASGNIVVALWAATRGDGLDILSSAVNVGALTAFILLHISVIGYFLVKKLAPEPGNWFLHGVVPAIGAALLVVVLASATPLALWLGLAWFVLGLVVAAFMRRTRRE, from the coding sequence ATGGACGCACAGGCTTCTGCCCCGGCCCCCGGAACGCTCCGGCGCAGTGTTTCGCTGGGCCAGCTCATTTTCTTTGGCCTCGTTTTCATCGGCCCCGCCGCGGCGGTGGGGATCTTCGGAACCCTGGATGCCAAGTCGTCCGGCGCGGTGGCCACCGTCTACGTCATCGCGACCCTGGTCATGGCCTTCACCGCCGTCAGCTACATGCGCATGTCCCGGGAGATCCCCCGGGCGGGGGCGGTGTTCGCCTACGCGGGGAAAGGGATTGGGCCCCGGGCCGGGTACATCTCCGGCTGGATGATCCTGCTCGACTACCTGCTCATTCCGTCCGTGGCCTATATGTTCACGGGTATCGCATTGAATTCGCTGTTCCCGGCCGTGCCCATCTGGATTTTCGTGGCCGTAGCCGTGGTCCTCACCACGGCCCTGAACCTCGCGGGGGTGCAGCTGGCTTCAAAGGTGATCACCGGCGTCGTGCTGCTTGAAGTGGCGGTGCTGCTGGTGGTGCTGGCCTGCGGCGCCTATGTCCTGTCGGTGCACGGATCCGAGCGTCCATGGCTGAGCCCTTTTACGGGGATCGGCGGGTTCTCGCTCATCGCCGTGCTGGGGGCGGTCTCCGTGGCCGTGCTTTCCTTCCTTGGCTTCGACGCGCTGGCCACCTTTGCCGAGGAGGCGAAGGGCGGCGTCCGGCTGATCGGCCGGGCCACCATCCTGTGCCTGATCATCGCCGGCATCCTGTTCGTGGCGCAAAGCTATGTGGGCGCCCTGCTCTCCCCCACCACCCCGGCCCAACTTGCCGCCAATCCGGGCCTGCAGGGCGCCGCCTATTACAACGCCGTCGGGGACAGCATTGGCCAGTGGCTGCATTGGCTGCTGGCCCTGTCCAAGGCCGCCGGCGCCGCGTTCGCCGCCATGGTGGGGCAGGGTGCTGGCAGCCGCATCATCATGGACATGGCCCGCGAACGGCGGCTGCCCGCCGGGCTCGCCAAGGTCTCCGTCCGCACGGGCGTGCCGGTGCGCAGCATCCTGCTTACCGCCTCCGGGAACATCGTGGTGGCGCTGTGGGCGGCCACCCGCGGCGACGGCCTGGACATCCTCAGCTCGGCCGTCAACGTCGGGGCGCTGACCGCATTCATCCTGCTGCATATATCGGTGATCGGCTACTTCCTAGTCAAGAAGCTGGCCCCGGAACCCGGAAACTGGTTCCTCCACGGGGTGGTCCCCGCCATCGGCGCGGCCCTGTTGGTGGTGGTGCTGGCCTCCGCCACGCCACTGGCACTCTGGTTGGGGCTCGCGTGGTTTGTGCTGGGACTCGTGGTGGCCGCGTTCATGCGCCGGACGCGCAGGGAGTAG
- a CDS encoding alpha-L-fucosidase, producing the protein MAYLTPTPAQLAWQKDGLGVFFHFGVNTFHGKEWSDGTLPASSFNPAELDAEQWVAAALDAGAKYVVLTAKHHDGFCLWPTATTDYSVASSPWRDGQGDVVAEVAAACRKLGMKLGLYLSPWDRNAECYPDPAAYDEFYLRQLRELCTNYGELCELWFDGAGSHGREYDWSRIAGLIAELQPGAMVFNMGAHTIRWVGNEDGLAADPVEYVVDQTDFSNYTVLAAKLEEALYLPPECDVSIRRGWFWHPDDEPKELDHLLAIHYRSIGLGANLLLNLPPDNRGLIPDADVARVREFAGEVRRRFQAPRPATLRTAGPGTWVADFEQETTLDHVALAENLLAGQRVTGHRIRTNDDRLLVEAGTIGVQRIHVFEAVTVRSLTIELDGAGPVLDAVAGFSTGVESIPDINYLATTDAPD; encoded by the coding sequence GTGGCGTATTTGACCCCCACCCCCGCACAGCTCGCCTGGCAAAAGGACGGCCTTGGCGTGTTCTTCCACTTTGGCGTCAACACCTTCCACGGGAAGGAATGGAGCGACGGGACGTTGCCGGCGTCGTCGTTCAACCCGGCCGAGCTCGACGCCGAACAGTGGGTGGCGGCCGCCCTGGATGCCGGCGCCAAGTACGTGGTCCTGACGGCCAAGCACCACGACGGCTTTTGCCTGTGGCCCACCGCCACCACCGACTACTCGGTGGCGTCCTCGCCGTGGCGGGACGGGCAGGGGGACGTGGTGGCCGAGGTGGCCGCCGCGTGCCGCAAGCTCGGCATGAAGCTGGGCCTCTACCTTTCCCCGTGGGACCGCAACGCCGAGTGCTACCCGGACCCGGCAGCCTATGACGAGTTCTACCTGCGCCAGCTGCGTGAACTGTGCACCAACTACGGCGAGCTGTGTGAGCTGTGGTTCGACGGGGCCGGCTCGCATGGCCGCGAATACGATTGGTCCCGCATTGCCGGGCTCATCGCCGAGCTCCAGCCCGGCGCCATGGTCTTCAACATGGGCGCCCACACCATCCGCTGGGTGGGAAACGAAGACGGCCTGGCCGCGGACCCCGTCGAGTACGTGGTGGACCAGACCGACTTCTCCAACTACACGGTCCTCGCCGCCAAGCTTGAGGAGGCGCTGTATTTGCCGCCGGAATGCGACGTCTCGATCCGCCGCGGCTGGTTCTGGCACCCCGACGACGAGCCCAAGGAGCTGGACCACCTGCTCGCCATCCACTACCGCTCCATCGGCCTGGGTGCCAACCTGCTGCTGAACCTGCCGCCGGACAACCGCGGGCTCATCCCGGACGCCGACGTTGCGCGTGTCAGGGAGTTTGCCGGTGAAGTCCGACGCCGGTTCCAGGCTCCGCGCCCGGCCACGCTCCGCACCGCCGGACCCGGCACCTGGGTGGCGGACTTCGAGCAGGAAACCACCCTTGACCACGTGGCGCTGGCGGAAAACCTGCTGGCCGGCCAGCGGGTCACCGGCCACCGCATCAGAACCAACGACGACCGCCTCCTGGTGGAGGCAGGGACCATCGGGGTGCAGCGAATCCACGTCTTCGAAGCCGTCACGGTCCGCTCGCTGACCATCGAACTGGACGGTGCCGGCCCGGTGCTGGACGCCGTCGCCGGCTTCAGCACCGGCGTGGAGTCCATCCCGGACATCAACTACCTGGCCACGACCGACGCCCCGGACTAG
- a CDS encoding amidohydrolase, producing the protein MSDAKKVLSALEDELGWQRELYKDLHRHPELSLQEFATAQLIEQKLASWGFAVQRIGGTGVVGVLENGAGACVLARADIDALPVTEATGLDYASTATGTDSDGSVVGVMHACGHDMHVTALLGAAKVFADQRDAWTGTYIALFQPAEETAAGARAMLDDGLLTKVPRPDVALAQHVMATEAGTIGTTAGPILSAGDSIKITVHGRGAHGSMPHNSVDPVVLAASIVLRLQTIVSRETMPGEFAVVTVGASNAGSKSNIIADRAVLLLNVRTYDTELRARVIASIERIVRGECAVSGSPKEPEFEYYDQYPLTSNDADVNARVTQAFTAHFPAGAVYHTAPATASEDFSRVPDAFGVPYAYWTVGSVPADVYRKAVAKGTVAADIPANHSPFFAPAIDPTLGAATRAQVVAAFAYLAKGE; encoded by the coding sequence ATGTCAGACGCCAAAAAGGTTCTCTCCGCCCTCGAAGATGAGCTTGGGTGGCAACGTGAACTGTACAAGGACCTCCACCGGCATCCCGAGTTGAGCCTGCAGGAATTCGCCACGGCACAGCTCATCGAGCAAAAACTCGCCTCCTGGGGCTTTGCCGTCCAGCGCATCGGCGGCACCGGAGTCGTCGGCGTCCTGGAAAACGGGGCCGGCGCATGCGTCCTGGCCCGCGCGGACATCGACGCGCTTCCGGTCACAGAAGCCACCGGCTTGGACTACGCCTCGACGGCCACCGGCACGGACTCCGACGGATCGGTGGTGGGCGTCATGCACGCCTGCGGCCACGACATGCACGTCACTGCGCTCCTGGGCGCCGCGAAAGTGTTCGCGGACCAACGGGACGCCTGGACCGGGACGTACATTGCCTTGTTCCAGCCGGCCGAGGAGACGGCCGCGGGCGCCCGGGCCATGCTCGACGACGGACTCCTCACCAAGGTGCCCCGGCCCGACGTGGCGCTGGCCCAGCACGTGATGGCCACCGAGGCCGGCACCATCGGCACCACGGCCGGACCCATTCTCTCCGCGGGCGACTCGATCAAGATCACCGTCCACGGCCGCGGTGCCCACGGGTCCATGCCGCACAACTCCGTTGACCCCGTGGTGCTGGCCGCGTCAATCGTGTTGCGGCTGCAGACCATCGTGTCGCGTGAAACCATGCCGGGCGAGTTCGCGGTCGTGACGGTGGGGGCCTCCAATGCCGGTTCCAAATCCAATATCATCGCCGACCGGGCCGTGCTGCTGCTGAACGTGCGCACCTACGACACGGAACTGCGCGCACGGGTCATCGCCTCGATTGAGCGGATCGTGCGCGGGGAATGTGCCGTGTCCGGTTCGCCCAAGGAGCCCGAGTTCGAGTACTACGACCAGTACCCGCTGACCAGCAATGACGCGGACGTGAATGCCAGGGTCACACAGGCCTTCACCGCCCATTTCCCGGCCGGAGCGGTCTACCACACAGCCCCGGCGACGGCGTCGGAGGACTTCAGTCGGGTGCCTGACGCATTTGGCGTGCCGTATGCCTATTGGACCGTGGGGTCGGTGCCCGCCGACGTCTACCGCAAGGCCGTGGCTAAGGGAACCGTTGCGGCGGACATTCCCGCCAACCATTCCCCGTTCTTCGCCCCCGCCATCGATCCCACGTTGGGGGCCGCCACGCGGGCACAGGTAGTTGCCGCCTTCGCCTACCTCGCCAAGGGGGAGTGA
- a CDS encoding APC family permease: protein MTSQATLIRTLNLRSLVLFGLAYLTPIIVLGIFGIIAETTGGAAPAAYLVAMVAMLFTAHSYGRMSVAYPVAGSAYTYVRKSIDPRVGFLVGWAILLDYLFLPMVIWLIGGSFLSAQFPSIPIAVWIVLFIAITTALNILGIKVADKANYVLMAFQILVIVFFVALSIGHVVHAAGVGGLASSAPFFNAGSSLGTISAGAAIAAYSFLGFDAVTTLTEETIEPKKNMPRAIMLIALIGGGIFVVVAYFTQLVHPGGAFADSASAASEIALQIGGTFFGAVFLAGLVAAQFASGLAAQASASRLMYAMGRDSVLPKAVFGRLNAKYHTPVANIVIAGVIGLIAIFLDVATSTSFINFGAFTGFTLVNVSVIFHYVRERRAGNVLNPVSYVVVPAVGAVVCGYLLSQLDIHAVTLGLSWLAVGIVVLLFITKGLRKAPPEMAKLEEAVV, encoded by the coding sequence ATGACGTCCCAAGCAACCCTGATCCGCACCCTGAACCTGCGCTCGCTGGTGCTTTTTGGCCTGGCCTACCTGACCCCCATCATCGTGCTGGGCATCTTCGGGATCATCGCCGAAACCACCGGCGGCGCCGCCCCGGCCGCCTACCTCGTGGCCATGGTGGCCATGCTGTTCACCGCGCACAGCTACGGGCGCATGTCCGTCGCCTACCCCGTGGCCGGCTCGGCGTACACCTACGTGCGCAAGTCGATCGACCCGCGCGTCGGCTTCCTGGTGGGCTGGGCCATCCTGCTGGACTACCTGTTCCTGCCCATGGTCATCTGGCTCATTGGCGGCTCGTTCCTGAGCGCCCAATTCCCGTCGATCCCCATCGCTGTATGGATCGTATTGTTCATTGCCATCACCACGGCCCTGAACATCCTGGGCATCAAGGTCGCGGACAAGGCCAACTACGTGCTCATGGCGTTCCAGATCCTGGTCATCGTGTTCTTCGTGGCCCTGTCCATCGGCCACGTTGTGCACGCCGCCGGCGTGGGCGGGCTGGCCAGCTCCGCACCGTTCTTCAACGCCGGCTCCAGCCTGGGCACCATCAGCGCCGGCGCCGCGATCGCCGCCTACTCCTTCCTGGGGTTCGACGCCGTCACCACGCTGACCGAGGAAACCATCGAGCCGAAGAAGAACATGCCGCGGGCCATCATGCTGATCGCCCTGATTGGCGGCGGCATCTTCGTGGTGGTCGCCTACTTCACCCAGCTGGTGCACCCCGGCGGCGCGTTCGCTGATTCGGCGTCGGCCGCCAGCGAGATCGCCCTGCAGATTGGCGGCACGTTCTTTGGCGCCGTGTTCCTGGCCGGCCTGGTCGCCGCCCAGTTCGCCTCCGGGCTGGCCGCGCAGGCCAGCGCGTCCCGCCTCATGTACGCCATGGGCCGCGACTCGGTACTCCCCAAGGCCGTGTTTGGCCGGCTCAACGCCAAGTACCACACGCCCGTCGCCAACATCGTCATTGCCGGCGTCATCGGGCTGATCGCGATCTTCCTGGACGTGGCCACCTCCACGTCGTTCATCAACTTTGGCGCCTTCACGGGCTTCACCCTGGTCAACGTCTCGGTGATCTTCCACTACGTCCGCGAGCGCCGGGCCGGGAACGTGCTGAACCCCGTCAGCTACGTGGTGGTCCCGGCCGTGGGCGCAGTGGTCTGCGGTTACCTGCTCTCGCAGCTGGACATCCACGCCGTCACGCTGGGCCTGTCCTGGCTTGCCGTGGGCATCGTGGTGCTGCTGTTCATCACCAAGGGGCTGCGCAAGGCCCCGCCGGAGATGGCCAAGCTGGAGGAAGCTGTAGTCTAG